The region CGCTATGATCACCATGTTACAGATAACAGTTGAGCAAACCCAAAGTTTATTGTCTATTCTGAAGTGACTAcggtactctcatggtctaaggaactaaagcATACATTGACTCTCTGTGATATAACTGATAGACATGTGACGATAACATCTCAAAGTATAACCAAAAAGTTTGGTCAATTCAATATGATTGTTCTACTAACATCATACTCTCAAAGTTGTCTGGCATCCTCGTTACACTTAATAAAATGCCCATGATCGGGAAAACTTGATCAtcaaacaacacttgagctagtcctggAGGCTAGACAAGGAATCGGGTTTTACTGTTTATAACTCTACACATGCTTATGGGTTTCCCTCTGAATCACATATTCAAGAATCATACCGGTTATAGCATGGGTGCGCGTTCCCGGTGGTGTGGCGGATCCCGGAGGCGGCGGGCTCGCGACGGTGCACGGGCGCCCAGATCCATGGGTGTGGGACTCCCGGCAGCGCGCGGGctcccggcggcggcgggatcggtCGACGGCGGGCTTGGGCGATGGCGTCGGCCGCTCAGTGCCGGATCTCGTCGCTCGATCTCGCCACTCCGACCATCGTGGAGGAACCTGGATTTGGGGCGGCGGCCTCGTTAGGCATGGAGACAGCGCCCTCGGCTGGGACGTTCGTGGGGGCTCGGTGGAGGGCATCTTGATTGCATGGGCGGTGAGTTGTCGGTGGATCTCATCCATGCTGCAGGCCTTCTCCCGCTGCACTTGGTGGCTTACGATCGCAGTCATGGGCCCCGGTGCGTTTGTGGGGGCTGGTAGAGGTGACATTGGACCGGGGGAAACTCTGGATGACTCATTCATCCCGACGATGGGATGACCAGGGTCACCGTTCTCCTACTTGCAGGCGCCGTCGAGGTCCCTGTCCTCTACCTCGACTCCAtgcccgggtgaaaacccaaaatctccttagattgggcggcggcggcactgcgtgtgtcgtacccttcttggaggcgccCCCTGGGGCGTTTGGGTGCTCGGTTAGAGGAACTGCAGGCGGAGGGGATGAGACCAGTGGCAGCAGGTGGTGTTTGCGACGGAGGAGCGGCGTGGCATCTGGCACGTCGACATCGGCGGATCTCAGCGGCATGGAGCATCGGGGTCTCGCTagtgggcgtgtgatgatggacgagcgtAGGATGGTGgtgttgtctggcgtcgtggtggtatCGACGACGGTTAGACCGGAcaaggtagatgcaacagtacatcactgaagatggattggtggcaggtggctgcggcggcctcatacccggcagtgtcctggttgaggagtgcgccggactggtgggtgccccatacccggcaggcgtcctggttgggacctcaggtcttagatgttaggtttggctgcgaggcctctgtttggtattaggctcagactatcagcatcccttcatcaactagataggagtagcgacacatgttgcctagacggtggctttaatcttactgttgtatgactttgtaaggtcttgtgtgaataattaataaagtgactgcatgcatcatccagatgcagcggccggggttcctcctccttttctaaaaaaataccGGTTATAGCATAGAGTATCAACGTCTAATTATAAACACgaaaataaataatacaaatattattgcctctagagcatatttccaacagtgtctaTCTTTATCGCCCGTATGGATTATGGGTGTGGAAAGTAAAGGAGGGACCGCAACTGAGAATGAGGGGCATACCAGGGGTATTTATGAAAAAAACTATTATTTGGCTATAACCCCCGCTGGATTGCATGTCGATGTGATGATGGTCAACGTGCCACGTGAGTAGGTCACACATGATCTGAACTGTTTACCACATTCGATGAACACCTTACAAACTTTTAGAATTCACATACGCATTTTCTTTTGAAGTTTTAAGACTAGCTTGAATTCCATCATATACTAGGTAATTAGGTCAGCTTTTTTAAGGGCAATACATTTTTTTTCTTGAGAAGATATTGAGTGAGgcctgtcttttcttttcttttttagatCAGGCAAATCTACTAATGGCAGCGTGGGCACACGGTGCTTTTTTGGGGCGAACATGTCCAAAGTTTCCCGAGCGGGGGACTAACACCATGAGGTCCATGGTACATGGTCCAACGTCGTAGGGTCGACTGGCCCATACACACCTTCATGGACTTGTCCTTCCGTTTGTTTTGTGCGGTCCACTGGCATGTCGGCGGTCGACTGCAGGAGCCATCACCTTCTTTTGCCCGATTCCGCCTGTCTAGACTCATCATCACGTCCTCTTTAACTCACAAGTCACAACAACGACGATAATAACAGCTCATTCATTTCGTTCGCGCtcgcccgccccgccgccggcaAAAGCAAAGTCACACCACCGACACCGAGGCAGCCTAGCCACACTTCACGCACGCCAACGTCCACGGTCACACGCTCGCAGCATCCAGAGACAAAGGCGAGACGTGCTCTCAGTTGCGACCAGAGTAGAGACGTCGCGCGCGCCGGGGCTGTCGCCGTGGAGGTGTGGAGCTGAGCAGAGCTAGCTAGTCATCGATGGGGTTTAACCTGCTGGTGGCGTTcgcggcggcgaggggcttcgtGCAGGTGTTCCACCTGTCGGCGCCGTCGCAGTCGCCGCTCAACCTCTGGCTGCCGCTCGCCCGCCACCTGCCCGAGGCCTGCGCTGCCCTCTGCGGCGTGCTCGCCGCCCAAGTCGCGTGGCTGCGCCGCGCCTATGCGCGCGGTGGCACCGTCTGGAGCCGCCGCAGCCGCGACGACGTCGACGTCCTCCGCCAGGCGCTGCTCGACGTCTCCTACTGATCATTCGACATGCAGCAGAGCGCCGCGCGGCAGTGTCGCTCTCGCTCGCCGCTTCCAGTGCTGTGGCTTACGAGTTAGGACGTTGTGTTTCTCGTTTGTTCTATTGGTTCCTTGCTCATTTATCTTTCCCGGGAGTTGCGTGATCTGTAGTTGTAAAACTGAATCTGTA is a window of Triticum dicoccoides isolate Atlit2015 ecotype Zavitan chromosome 2B, WEW_v2.0, whole genome shotgun sequence DNA encoding:
- the LOC119368598 gene encoding uncharacterized protein LOC119368598: MGFNLLVAFAAARGFVQVFHLSAPSQSPLNLWLPLARHLPEACAALCGVLAAQVAWLRRAYARGGTVWSRRSRDDVDVLRQALLDVSY